Proteins encoded together in one Camelina sativa cultivar DH55 chromosome 9, Cs, whole genome shotgun sequence window:
- the LOC104715655 gene encoding uncharacterized protein LOC104715655 has protein sequence MDIDIAIAQLKGLVSFFKEYRETGFQAAKVETERIAVDMDIDPTFYVKAKRGCKRKRYHDEEAEKVGEDVIFTAEKNFRVNYFIKIVDQGLVSLETRFDQLQSYEKIFGFLFDLRKLQLANDGDLMDSCTNFEAFLKHDIHSDLDANDLFLELKLFKEVLPKEMKKAVEVLDFLKKMESCYPNIWTAYRIMMTIPVSVASAERSFSKLKLIKSYLQSTMAQERLNGLWIISIERRMAEKLDYKSLMNEFAGRNARRIVRFEE, from the coding sequence ATGGATATTGATATTGCTATTGCTCAACTAAAAGgacttgtttctttctttaaagaGTATAGAGAAACAGGGTTTCAAGCAGCAAAAGTAGAAACTGAGAGGATTGCTGTGGATATGGATATTGATCCTACATTCTATGTGAAAGCAAAACGCGGTTGTAAAAGAAAACGATATCACGACGAAGAAGCTGAAAAAGTTGGGGAAGATGTGATATTTACAGCGGAAAAAAACTTTAGGGTAAACTACTTCATCAAAATCGTGGATCAAGGTTTGGTTTCTCTTGAGACAAGATTTGATCAACTTCAAAGCTATGaaaagatttttggatttttatttgaCTTGAGGAAACTACAATTAGCAAACGATGGCGACTTGATGGATTCTTGTACCAACTTTGAAGCTTTCTTGAAGCATGATATACATTCTGATCTAGATgctaatgatttgtttttagagCTTAAACTTTTCAAAGAGGTTTTGCctaaagagatgaagaaggctGTCGAAGTGTtggattttttgaaaaaaatggaaagcTGCTACCCGAATATATGGACTGCATACCGCATAATGATGACTATTCCAGTTTCAGTTGCATCCGCAGaaagaagtttttcaaagtTGAAACTTATAAAATCTTATCTACAGTCAACTATGGCGCAAGAAAGACTGAATGGATTGTGGATAATATCTATTGAAAGGCGTATGGCTGAAAAACTTGATTATAAAAGCTTGATGAATGAGTTTGCAGGAAGAAATGCAAGAAGAATTGTTAGATTTGAAGAATAA
- the LOC104715656 gene encoding zinc finger MYM-type protein 5-like translates to MTSNRIRKEPGGASKVRKKKRQDALTKSMANSMLSQENENVNANGNGNENDIEIETEIENENEKENEKDKTYDFKKYHIDGDINDPGNWRTIDNRVRDFLVEKGPITRLPVDFHFSRDSIGRCFSHSSYTREIRNGEKQDRQWLVYSQVKDKIFCFCCKLFTQDKTTTQLATTGYNDWRNVSRMLREHEKGHNHIRCVVQWMELEMRLKKKQTIDKHVQAKINKEKKHWRDVLLRIIALVMGLAKKNIAFRGSSAKIHEDNNGNFLGMIEVFGDFDPVMQEHIR, encoded by the exons ATGACTTCTAACCGAATAAGAAAAGAGCCGGGAGGGGCATCaaaagtaaggaaaaagaagagacaagatgcattaacaaaatcaatggcTAATTCGATGTTGAG cCAAGAGAATGAGAATGTGAATGCGAATGGAAATGGGAATGAGAATGATATAGAGATTGAAACTGAGATTGAGAATGAGAATGAAAAGGAGAACGAAAAGGAtaaaacatatgattttaaGAAATATCATATAGATGGAGATATCAATGATCCTGGAAATTGGAGAACAATTGATAATAGAGTGAGAGATTTTCTTGTTGAGAAAGGTCCAATCACAAGACTTCcagttgattttcatttttcaagAGATTCTATTGGTAGATGTTTTTCTCATTCATCTTATACTAGAGAAATAAGGAATGGAGAGAAGCAAGATAGGCAATGGTTAGTTTACTCACAAGTAAAAGATAAGATCTTCTGTTTTTGCTGTAAATTATTCACACAAGACAAAACTACTACTCAGTTGGCAACTACAGGGTACAATGACTGGAGAAACGTTTCAAGAATGCTTAGAGAACATGAAAAAGGTCATAATCATATTAGATGTGTGGTTCAGTGGATGGAGCTGGAAATGAGGctaaaaaagaagcaaacaatTGATAAGCATGTCCAGGCAAAgattaataaagagaaaaaacacTGGAGAGATGTGTTGTTGAGGATAATTGCTTTGGTTATGGGTCTTGCTAAAAAGAATATAGCATTTCGTGGGAGTAGTGCTAAGATTCATGAGGATAATAACGGAAATTTTCTAGGCATGATTGAGGTGTTTGGTGATTTTGATCCTGTGATGCAAGAGCACATAAGATGA